One window of the Devosia sp. 2618 genome contains the following:
- the hrcA gene encoding heat-inducible transcriptional repressor HrcA: MSKPPEDFLSVLNARSQDIFRKIVERYLETGQPVGSRDLSRMLQVGLSPASVRNVMADLEDLGLIAAPHTSAGRAPTQDGLRFFVDAMLEVGAVNETERSQIAKSIEGQHRGQVEDVLTEASTLLSGLSQGAGVVIATKADMVLRHIEFVRLDATRAMAILVGQDGQVENRIMDIPAGLTASTLTQAGNYLARYVVGRTIPEARKALSEQRNEQRAELDELTQRLVDAGIATLGQPSAASQPTVIVRGRANLINDAMASDELLRMRQLFDELESKDGLLDLLGDAEKAQGVRIFIGSENKLFSLSGSSVILSPYKDANDKVVGVLGVIGPTRLNYARIVPVVDYTANVISAMMARKRN; encoded by the coding sequence ATGAGCAAGCCTCCAGAAGATTTCCTCAGCGTGCTCAATGCACGCAGCCAGGACATATTTCGCAAGATCGTTGAGCGGTATCTGGAGACAGGTCAGCCGGTGGGTTCGCGCGACCTGAGCCGTATGCTGCAAGTGGGCCTGTCGCCCGCTTCCGTGCGCAATGTGATGGCCGATCTTGAAGATCTTGGACTGATCGCAGCGCCGCATACTTCTGCAGGCCGCGCCCCAACGCAGGACGGGTTGCGGTTTTTCGTCGACGCCATGCTCGAAGTGGGTGCGGTCAACGAAACCGAGCGCAGCCAGATCGCCAAATCCATCGAGGGCCAGCATCGCGGGCAGGTGGAAGATGTGCTGACCGAAGCCAGCACTTTGCTGAGCGGGCTGAGCCAGGGGGCAGGGGTGGTGATCGCCACCAAGGCCGACATGGTGCTGCGCCATATCGAATTTGTGCGGCTCGATGCCACCCGCGCCATGGCCATTCTGGTCGGGCAGGACGGGCAGGTGGAAAACCGAATCATGGATATTCCGGCGGGGCTGACCGCCTCGACCCTGACCCAGGCCGGCAATTATCTGGCGCGCTATGTGGTAGGGCGGACCATTCCCGAGGCGCGCAAGGCCTTGTCCGAGCAGCGCAACGAGCAGCGCGCCGAACTGGACGAGCTGACGCAGCGGCTGGTGGATGCCGGGATCGCGACGCTGGGCCAACCCTCGGCGGCGAGCCAGCCGACAGTGATCGTGCGCGGGCGGGCAAACCTGATCAATGATGCGATGGCGAGTGACGAACTGTTGCGCATGCGGCAACTGTTTGACGAGCTCGAGAGCAAGGACGGCTTGCTCGACCTGCTTGGCGACGCTGAAAAGGCGCAGGGCGTGCGCATCTTTATCGGCTCGGAAAACAAGCTGTTTTCGCTGTCGGGATCGTCGGTCATCCTGTCGCCGTACAAGGATGCCAATGACAAGGTGGTGGGGGTGCTTGGGGTGATCGGGCCGACGCGGCTCAACTATGCGCGCATCGTGCCGGTGGTGGACTATACCGCCAATGTGATCAGCGCGATGATGGCGCGAAAGCGGAATTAA